The proteins below come from a single Carboxydocella sporoproducens DSM 16521 genomic window:
- a CDS encoding S41 family peptidase has translation MKALKRIILIIMVFLSVVGLVALPFLFAIVQNWTEVRHLLQVVDLVEENYIEPVNSGRLVEGAAKGIVEALDDPYSVYMDSKTFKHLQEQISGAFGGVGIQVAVKDKHITVIAPIKGTPAYRAGIKAGDVIAKINGEDALDMDIERAVQLLRGKPGTTVKITVVRKNESKPLEFTLTREIINVPSVDGKLLPDLPVAYISISMFNEHTGDELVKVLNDLKTEGDYKGIILDLRDNPGGELTAAVKVADQFIGKGPVVTIRDRKGVVQVEESDAGKLNLPLVVLVNGNSASASEIVAGAIQDYQAGVLVGTRTFGKGVVQTIYPIDNTTGLKLTTSKYFTPKGRDIHKKGITPDIVVEQPENGEDLQLAKAKEIIRAKLY, from the coding sequence TTGAAAGCGCTGAAAAGAATAATTCTGATTATCATGGTCTTCCTCAGTGTGGTAGGTCTGGTGGCATTGCCCTTTCTGTTTGCCATAGTGCAGAATTGGACAGAAGTACGCCATTTATTACAGGTAGTTGACCTGGTAGAAGAAAATTATATTGAACCAGTGAATAGCGGGCGTCTGGTGGAGGGAGCAGCCAAAGGCATTGTTGAGGCGCTGGATGATCCCTATTCCGTTTACATGGATAGCAAAACTTTTAAACATTTGCAGGAACAGATTTCCGGGGCATTTGGCGGGGTCGGTATCCAGGTGGCCGTAAAAGACAAACATATTACAGTAATTGCGCCCATTAAAGGGACTCCTGCCTACCGGGCTGGCATTAAGGCCGGGGATGTGATTGCCAAAATTAACGGAGAAGATGCCCTGGATATGGATATTGAGCGGGCTGTGCAGCTGTTGCGGGGCAAGCCTGGTACAACGGTAAAAATCACGGTTGTACGCAAGAATGAAAGCAAACCCCTGGAGTTTACTCTGACCAGGGAGATTATCAATGTTCCCAGTGTGGATGGTAAATTATTGCCAGACCTGCCGGTGGCTTATATCAGCATCAGCATGTTCAATGAGCATACCGGTGATGAGCTGGTCAAGGTCCTGAATGATCTGAAAACCGAAGGGGATTATAAAGGCATAATTCTCGACCTCAGGGATAACCCCGGGGGTGAGTTGACCGCTGCTGTCAAAGTTGCTGACCAGTTTATTGGCAAGGGGCCGGTGGTAACCATCCGTGACCGGAAGGGAGTAGTACAGGTCGAGGAATCCGATGCCGGCAAACTCAATTTACCTCTGGTGGTACTGGTCAATGGCAACAGTGCCAGTGCTTCGGAAATAGTTGCTGGTGCGATCCAGGATTATCAAGCTGGGGTACTGGTTGGGACCAGGACCTTTGGTAAAGGGGTTGTTCAGACTATTTATCCCATCGATAACACCACTGGTCTTAAATTGACTACTTCCAAATATTTTACTCCCAAAGGCAGAGATATTCACAAAAAGGGAATCACTCCTGATATAGTTGTAGAACAGCCGGAAAACGGGGAGGACCTGCAGCTAGCCAAAGCCAAGGAAATAATCCGGGCTAAACTGTATTAA
- the uvrA gene encoding excinuclease ABC subunit UvrA, giving the protein MIKDIVVKGARVHNLKNIDITIPRDKLVVLTGLSGSGKSSLAFDTIYAEGQRRYVESLSAYARQFLGQMDKPDVDYIEGLSPAISIDQKTTSRNPRSTVGTVTEIYDYLRLLFARIGRPRCPRCGQPIQQQSLDQMLDQILGLPSASRLQILAPLVRGRKGEHAKLLEEIRKQGYVRVRIDGQIYDLNEPISLEKNKKHTIEVVVDRIVLKEGIRQRLADSLEVALKLGEGIAVVDVIGGEELTFSENFACIDCGISIEEIAPRLFSFNSPFGACPECTGLGQKMEIDPELVIPDPEKSIAEGAILPYSSSTNQWMWQLLAAVGKHFGFDLHTPISRFTPEQKQVLLYGAPGQKIHWTFYSSYGRKHTMDSVWEGIIPNLERRYRESTSESVKAEIEEYMTTKPCPACQGARLKPEALAVLVGGKNIREVTDLSVEEALRFFEELALTEREQLIARQILKEIKARLGFLNNVGLDYLTLSRAAHTLSGGEAQRIRLATQIGSGLVGVLYILDEPSIGLHQRDNDRLLATLKQLRDLGNTLLVVEHDEDTILAADHVIDIGPGAGANGGEVVAQGTVAEIMANPRSLTGQYLSGKKRIPVPALRRPPNGKYLEIIGARENNLKNLNVRIPLGVFVCVTGVSGSGKSTLVNEILYKGVAAHLYRAKDKPGAHQEIRGLEHIDKVIDIDQSPIGRTPRSNPATYTGVFDAIREVFSQTPEARVRGYKAGRFSFNVKGGRCEACSGDGIIKIEMHFLPDVYVPCEVCKGKRYNRETLEVKYKGKTIADVLEMVVDEAVEFFQNIPKIHRKLKTLQDVGLGYIKLGQPATTLSGGEAQRVKLATELSRRSTGRTLYILDEPTTGLHMADVDKLLQVLHRLVENGDTVVVIEHNLDVIKTADYIIDLGPEGGNKGGEIIAQGTPEEVAAQPQSYTGQFLARLLARERQLA; this is encoded by the coding sequence TTGATTAAAGATATTGTTGTAAAAGGTGCCAGAGTTCATAATCTGAAGAATATAGATATTACCATCCCCAGGGACAAGCTGGTGGTGCTCACCGGTTTATCCGGTTCCGGCAAGTCCTCTCTGGCCTTTGATACCATCTATGCCGAGGGCCAGCGCCGTTATGTGGAAAGCCTTTCCGCCTATGCCCGGCAGTTTCTGGGTCAGATGGACAAGCCGGATGTGGATTACATTGAGGGACTATCCCCGGCTATATCCATTGACCAGAAAACCACCAGCCGCAACCCCCGTTCCACGGTGGGTACGGTGACGGAAATCTATGACTACCTGCGGCTGTTGTTTGCCCGCATCGGTCGTCCCCGTTGCCCCCGCTGCGGCCAGCCCATTCAACAGCAAAGCCTGGACCAGATGCTGGACCAGATTCTGGGCCTGCCGTCAGCCAGCCGCCTGCAGATCCTGGCTCCCCTGGTACGAGGGCGTAAAGGGGAACATGCCAAACTGCTGGAGGAAATTCGCAAACAGGGATATGTCAGGGTGCGGATAGATGGGCAGATTTATGACCTGAATGAACCCATCAGCCTGGAAAAGAATAAAAAGCACACCATTGAGGTGGTGGTGGACCGGATTGTGCTGAAGGAAGGCATTCGCCAGCGCCTGGCCGATTCCCTGGAAGTGGCCCTGAAGCTGGGGGAAGGGATTGCAGTGGTGGATGTAATTGGCGGCGAAGAACTAACTTTCAGTGAAAATTTCGCCTGTATCGATTGCGGTATCAGTATCGAGGAAATTGCGCCCCGGCTGTTTTCCTTCAACTCCCCTTTTGGGGCCTGTCCGGAATGTACGGGGCTGGGGCAGAAGATGGAAATCGATCCGGAGCTGGTGATTCCGGACCCGGAAAAAAGCATCGCTGAAGGGGCGATCCTCCCATATAGCAGCAGCACTAACCAGTGGATGTGGCAACTGCTGGCGGCGGTGGGCAAACACTTTGGTTTTGATCTCCATACCCCCATCAGTCGCTTTACCCCTGAGCAAAAACAGGTCCTCCTTTATGGTGCTCCGGGGCAGAAAATCCACTGGACCTTTTACAGCAGTTATGGTCGCAAACATACCATGGATTCGGTCTGGGAGGGGATCATTCCCAACCTGGAGCGGCGTTACCGGGAATCCACTTCCGAGAGCGTCAAGGCGGAAATTGAGGAATACATGACCACCAAACCCTGTCCGGCCTGTCAGGGAGCCCGCCTGAAGCCGGAAGCCCTGGCCGTGCTGGTGGGAGGCAAGAACATCCGGGAAGTGACTGACCTTTCGGTGGAAGAGGCCCTGCGCTTCTTTGAGGAATTAGCGCTGACTGAGCGGGAACAGCTGATTGCCCGTCAGATCCTCAAGGAAATCAAGGCGCGCCTGGGTTTTCTCAATAATGTGGGTCTGGATTACCTGACCCTGAGCCGGGCGGCCCATACCTTATCCGGAGGTGAAGCCCAGCGCATCCGGCTGGCCACCCAGATCGGTTCCGGCCTGGTAGGAGTGCTCTATATTCTGGATGAACCCAGCATCGGCTTGCACCAGCGGGACAATGACCGCCTGCTGGCTACCCTGAAACAGCTGCGGGACCTGGGCAATACCCTGCTGGTGGTGGAACACGATGAAGATACCATTCTGGCCGCCGACCATGTCATCGATATCGGCCCTGGAGCCGGGGCCAATGGCGGGGAAGTGGTGGCCCAGGGGACAGTGGCGGAAATCATGGCCAATCCCCGCTCCCTGACCGGTCAGTATTTGAGTGGCAAAAAACGCATTCCGGTGCCGGCCCTGCGTCGGCCCCCCAATGGCAAATATCTGGAGATCATCGGGGCCCGGGAGAATAACCTGAAAAACCTGAATGTCCGCATTCCCCTGGGGGTATTTGTCTGTGTCACCGGGGTTTCCGGTTCCGGCAAATCCACTCTGGTCAATGAAATACTCTACAAGGGAGTTGCTGCCCATCTTTATCGGGCCAAGGATAAGCCCGGTGCCCATCAGGAAATCCGGGGCCTGGAGCATATCGACAAAGTAATCGATATCGACCAGTCCCCTATTGGCCGTACTCCCCGCTCCAATCCGGCTACCTATACCGGGGTCTTTGACGCTATTCGGGAGGTTTTCAGCCAGACTCCGGAAGCCCGGGTGCGAGGTTATAAGGCCGGAAGATTCAGTTTCAATGTTAAGGGGGGCCGCTGTGAAGCCTGCAGCGGGGATGGGATTATCAAGATTGAGATGCATTTCCTGCCCGATGTCTATGTCCCCTGTGAGGTATGCAAAGGCAAGAGGTATAATCGGGAGACGCTGGAAGTGAAGTACAAAGGCAAAACCATCGCTGATGTGCTGGAAATGGTAGTGGATGAGGCGGTGGAATTTTTCCAGAATATCCCCAAAATCCACCGTAAACTCAAGACCCTGCAGGATGTGGGCCTTGGCTATATCAAACTGGGGCAGCCGGCCACCACCCTGTCCGGCGGGGAAGCCCAGCGGGTCAAGCTGGCTACCGAGCTCAGCCGCCGCAGCACCGGCCGCACTCTTTATATTCTGGATGAGCCCACCACCGGTTTGCATATGGCTGATGTGGACAAACTATTACAGGTACTACACCGGCTGGTGGAAAACGGTGACACGGTGGTGGTGATCGAACACAACCTGGATGTAATTAAAACCGCCGATTATATCATCGATCTGGGGCCGGAAGGAGGCAATAAGGGCGGAGAGATAATCGCCCAGGGCACTCCGGAGGAAGTGGCGGCCCAGCCTCAGAGTTATACCGGCCAGTTCCTGGCCCGGCTGCTGGCCCGGGAGCGTCAGCTAGCATAG
- a CDS encoding sugar ABC transporter substrate-binding protein, which translates to MGRRIVAFSLVLLVVLTGGCGLLKKAKKPLSKKENEIPIGVAMANMAGDGYPFFKKEMDKGAKPAKVKLLWQDAKNDGPTQAVQVEKLLEKKIKALVLLPADAAIARDIVSKTAQKKVKVLILENLPRDVNADGFLSPDWLRAGELQGELLVKQKFKGNLLVLTAAQPSMVEEALFAGLQRSLQGLTGIKVKQAPLDVTGKPEDVATRAYEALKSQTGIQGIVVQHSLLVPGLIKYLKEKKEKQETLPVTVALGASKEGAAAIAGDLLTADVDTRPDLLAYYALAGASKLAKKEMLEYDQKIKNDGADVPVKVIPVRLIRKDNLYLLEERWGKIKPLAVKSGSGSQGDSKSGESEKKGQSAGESTPSKIKIKGKEGKTLELELKPGESLELEIDGEIKAMKRGKGEEQEGQQGGTESGQGT; encoded by the coding sequence ATGGGCCGTCGCATTGTTGCTTTTTCGCTTGTGCTCCTGGTCGTGTTGACGGGCGGTTGTGGTTTGTTGAAAAAGGCCAAAAAGCCACTCAGCAAAAAAGAAAATGAAATTCCCATCGGAGTCGCCATGGCTAACATGGCGGGGGATGGCTATCCCTTTTTCAAAAAGGAGATGGACAAAGGAGCAAAGCCTGCCAAAGTCAAGCTGCTCTGGCAGGATGCCAAAAATGATGGTCCGACTCAGGCAGTACAGGTGGAAAAACTATTAGAGAAAAAAATCAAGGCCCTGGTTCTGCTGCCGGCGGATGCCGCCATTGCCAGAGATATAGTCAGCAAAACTGCGCAGAAAAAGGTTAAGGTTCTGATCCTGGAGAATTTGCCCCGTGACGTCAATGCCGATGGTTTTTTGTCTCCAGACTGGTTGCGGGCAGGGGAATTGCAGGGGGAGCTGTTAGTAAAGCAAAAATTCAAAGGCAATCTCCTGGTTTTGACAGCAGCGCAGCCTTCCATGGTGGAAGAAGCCCTGTTTGCTGGCTTGCAACGCAGCCTGCAGGGGCTAACGGGAATAAAGGTAAAACAAGCCCCGCTGGATGTAACTGGTAAGCCGGAAGATGTAGCCACACGGGCATATGAGGCATTAAAAAGCCAGACAGGCATTCAGGGTATAGTGGTTCAGCATAGTTTGCTGGTCCCAGGACTGATCAAATACCTCAAGGAGAAAAAGGAAAAGCAGGAAACTCTGCCAGTGACGGTGGCCCTGGGGGCCAGCAAAGAAGGGGCGGCAGCTATCGCCGGCGACCTGCTGACAGCAGACGTAGACACCCGGCCCGATTTACTGGCCTATTATGCTCTGGCGGGGGCCAGCAAACTGGCCAAAAAGGAAATGCTGGAATATGATCAGAAAATCAAAAATGATGGGGCGGATGTGCCGGTCAAAGTTATTCCGGTACGCCTGATTCGCAAGGATAATCTCTATCTGCTGGAAGAACGCTGGGGTAAGATTAAACCCCTTGCCGTCAAAAGCGGCTCCGGTAGCCAGGGAGATTCTAAATCCGGAGAAAGCGAAAAGAAAGGTCAAAGTGCAGGGGAAAGCACGCCCAGTAAAATAAAGATAAAAGGCAAGGAAGGCAAAACCCTGGAACTGGAGTTGAAACCCGGGGAGAGCCTGGAGCTGGAGATAGATGGGGAAATCAAGGCCATGAAACGGGGGAAAGGAGAAGAACAGGAAGGACAGCAGGGAGGCACAGAATCAGGTCAGGGAACATAA
- a CDS encoding OsmC family protein, with protein sequence MKVNIKWQGKMHFLGRGAQEVDIPIDAAPAAGGEGKGASPMELLLMGVAGCTAIDIVSILEKMRLNLQDFVVEVEGERAADHPKVFTEITLVYRVWGEIPEEKLVKAIELSLDKYCSASNTVKGVAKINYRYEINGVV encoded by the coding sequence ATGAAGGTAAACATTAAATGGCAGGGGAAAATGCATTTTCTAGGGCGGGGGGCCCAGGAGGTGGATATTCCCATCGATGCTGCTCCGGCTGCCGGTGGTGAAGGCAAAGGCGCTTCGCCCATGGAGTTATTGCTAATGGGGGTTGCGGGCTGTACCGCCATTGATATTGTCTCCATTCTGGAGAAAATGCGCCTCAATTTGCAGGATTTTGTCGTAGAGGTTGAAGGGGAGCGGGCTGCTGATCACCCCAAAGTATTTACTGAAATCACCCTGGTTTACAGGGTCTGGGGCGAAATTCCAGAGGAGAAGCTGGTCAAGGCCATTGAACTGTCCCTGGATAAATACTGCAGTGCTTCTAACACCGTCAAAGGGGTAGCTAAAATCAATTATCGCTACGAAATTAACGGGGTGGTATGA
- the uvrB gene encoding excinuclease ABC subunit UvrB produces the protein MEFKLKSEFTPKGDQPEAIARLVEGLNKGYRYQTLLGATGTGKTYTMAQVIARVQRPTLVIAHNKTLAAQLASEFKEFFPDNAVEYFVSYYDYYQPEAYIPQTDTYIEKDASINDEIDKLRHSATAALFERRDVIIVASVSCIYGLGSPQEYRESMFSLRPGQIWDREQILRRLVDMQYNRNDLNFTRGTFRVRGDVVEVFPVASSERAIRLELFGDELERIVEFDPLTGEIFGERRHVVFFPASHYVTGRETLERALASIEAELKERLEELRAQNKLLEAQRLEQRTRHDLEMLREMGFCQGIENYSRHLTGRAPGEPPYTLLDYFPDDFLIMVDESHVTIPQIGAMYEGDRSRKQALVDHGFRLPSAFDNRPLKFSEFEQKINQIIFVSATPGPYELEKSAQIVEQIIRPTGLLDPEIHVRPTKGQIDDLVGEIRQRVERDERVLVTTLTKKMAEDLTDYLRELGIKVRYLHSDIKTLERMLILRDLRLGVFDVLVGINLLREGLDLPEVSLVAILDADKEGYLRSERSLIQTIGRAARNANGQAIMYADRITDSMARAIQETNRRRSKQMAYNQAHGIVPQTVRKAVRDVIEATQAVAEAAAKYGESTGKKKKLNKREVDKLLRQLEKEMKEAARRLEFERAAELRDAILELRAEYLS, from the coding sequence ATGGAGTTTAAGCTAAAATCCGAGTTTACCCCCAAAGGGGACCAGCCGGAGGCTATAGCCCGGCTGGTAGAGGGGTTAAATAAAGGTTATCGCTATCAGACCCTGCTGGGTGCTACCGGCACCGGCAAAACCTATACCATGGCCCAGGTAATCGCCCGGGTACAGCGGCCGACCCTGGTGATTGCTCACAATAAAACCCTGGCAGCCCAGCTGGCCAGTGAGTTCAAGGAATTTTTCCCGGACAATGCGGTCGAGTATTTTGTCAGCTATTATGATTATTATCAGCCAGAGGCCTATATTCCTCAGACTGATACTTATATCGAAAAAGATGCCTCTATCAATGATGAAATCGACAAATTGCGCCATTCGGCCACGGCAGCCCTGTTTGAGCGGCGGGATGTCATTATTGTGGCCAGTGTTTCCTGTATCTACGGCCTGGGTTCCCCCCAGGAATACCGGGAAAGCATGTTTTCCCTGCGGCCGGGGCAGATCTGGGACAGGGAGCAGATTTTACGCCGCCTGGTGGACATGCAGTATAATCGCAATGACCTCAATTTTACCCGGGGTACATTCCGGGTGCGGGGAGATGTAGTCGAAGTTTTCCCGGTCGCCTCCAGTGAGCGGGCCATTCGGCTGGAACTGTTCGGGGATGAACTGGAGCGCATAGTGGAGTTCGACCCCCTGACCGGAGAAATTTTCGGGGAGCGCCGGCATGTGGTGTTTTTTCCGGCCTCTCACTATGTGACCGGTCGTGAGACATTGGAGCGGGCCCTGGCTTCCATTGAAGCAGAGCTGAAAGAAAGGCTGGAAGAACTGCGGGCTCAGAATAAACTGCTGGAAGCCCAGCGGCTGGAGCAGCGGACCCGGCATGACCTGGAGATGCTGAGGGAAATGGGCTTTTGCCAGGGGATTGAAAACTATTCCCGGCATTTAACAGGGCGGGCGCCGGGGGAACCGCCTTATACCTTGCTGGACTATTTCCCGGATGACTTTTTGATTATGGTGGACGAATCCCATGTCACTATTCCCCAGATCGGAGCCATGTATGAAGGGGATCGCTCCCGCAAACAGGCCCTGGTGGATCACGGTTTCCGTTTGCCCTCTGCCTTTGATAACCGACCCTTGAAGTTTAGCGAGTTTGAGCAGAAAATCAATCAGATTATTTTCGTTTCCGCTACCCCCGGTCCCTACGAACTGGAAAAGAGTGCGCAAATAGTGGAACAGATCATCCGTCCCACCGGCTTGCTGGATCCGGAAATTCATGTTCGTCCCACTAAAGGGCAGATCGATGACCTGGTAGGGGAAATCCGGCAACGAGTGGAACGGGATGAGCGGGTGCTGGTCACTACCCTGACCAAGAAAATGGCGGAGGACCTGACTGATTACTTGCGGGAACTGGGCATCAAAGTCCGTTACCTGCATTCGGATATTAAAACCCTGGAGCGCATGTTGATTTTGCGCGACCTGCGCCTGGGGGTCTTCGATGTCCTGGTTGGCATTAACTTACTCAGAGAAGGCCTGGATTTGCCGGAGGTAAGCCTGGTCGCCATTCTGGATGCTGACAAGGAAGGTTATCTCCGTTCTGAACGGTCCTTGATTCAGACCATCGGCCGGGCGGCTCGCAATGCCAATGGTCAGGCGATCATGTATGCTGACCGCATCACCGATTCCATGGCCAGAGCCATCCAGGAGACCAACCGCCGCCGCAGTAAACAGATGGCTTACAACCAGGCCCATGGCATCGTGCCCCAGACGGTGCGCAAGGCGGTCCGGGATGTAATTGAGGCCACCCAGGCGGTAGCTGAAGCAGCGGCTAAATATGGTGAATCCACTGGCAAGAAGAAAAAGCTGAACAAAAGAGAGGTAGACAAACTGCTGCGGCAACTGGAGAAAGAAATGAAAGAGGCTGCCCGGCGCCTGGAATTTGAGCGGGCAGCGGAATTGCGGGATGCTATCCTGGAATTGCGCGCAGAATACCTGAGCTAA
- a CDS encoding permease, with protein sequence MDNFILYIASIGLLFSFIKDKKKTRQALIKAKNSFLNLLPEVLSIMFFVGISLSIINPPTVSKIIGKQSGILGVIIALSIGSITLIPSFIAFPLGATLLSNGAGYTQVAAFVSTLMAVGIATLPAEIKYFNKPTAILRNGLALIICILFTFLISQVMNK encoded by the coding sequence ATGGATAATTTTATTCTTTATATAGCTTCTATAGGTTTACTTTTTTCGTTTATTAAAGATAAAAAGAAAACAAGACAAGCCTTAATTAAGGCAAAAAATTCTTTTTTAAATTTATTACCTGAAGTATTGTCTATTATGTTTTTTGTAGGAATATCCTTATCCATCATCAATCCTCCTACTGTTTCTAAAATCATTGGTAAACAGTCAGGAATACTAGGTGTTATCATTGCTTTGTCTATAGGCTCCATTACATTAATTCCAAGCTTTATCGCCTTTCCCCTTGGGGCTACTTTATTAAGCAATGGTGCCGGTTACACTCAAGTTGCTGCCTTTGTATCAACCCTTATGGCGGTAGGAATTGCAACCCTTCCTGCCGAGATCAAATATTTTAATAAACCTACTGCAATACTGAGAAACGGGTTAGCCCTTATCATATGTATACTCTTTACTTTTTTGATAAGTCAGGTGATGAATAAATGA
- a CDS encoding permease yields the protein MIIVKKYKWAIFLFIITIAIYFYDKPTGTKAFSIFLSNIITMLKILPPTFVLVGLLDVWTPKETMIKYMGQHSGIKGIAVAFFLGTAAAGPLYAAFPIAALLLKKGARLAYVLFFLGVWSSTKLPIVLFEIASLGYKFTFLHIGISLPAYLVSSFFIEKILSSNSKNEIYRKAVTL from the coding sequence ATGATTATAGTCAAAAAATACAAATGGGCCATCTTTTTATTTATTATTACAATTGCTATTTATTTTTATGATAAACCTACAGGAACAAAGGCCTTTAGCATTTTTCTTTCAAACATAATAACCATGCTCAAAATACTTCCTCCTACCTTTGTCCTCGTTGGACTATTAGATGTATGGACACCAAAAGAAACTATGATAAAATACATGGGACAGCATTCAGGAATAAAAGGAATAGCCGTTGCATTTTTCTTAGGCACAGCAGCTGCTGGACCCTTATATGCAGCCTTCCCTATTGCTGCCCTTTTATTAAAAAAAGGCGCTCGTCTAGCTTATGTATTATTTTTTTTAGGAGTATGGTCAAGCACAAAACTCCCTATTGTACTTTTTGAAATTGCCTCTTTAGGCTACAAGTTCACTTTCCTACACATTGGCATAAGCCTCCCTGCTTATTTAGTTTCTTCATTCTTTATAGAGAAGATACTCTCTTCTAATTCTAAAAACGAAATTTATAGAAAAGCAGTTACTCTTTAA
- the ytxC gene encoding putative sporulation protein YtxC, with the protein MEPYAIGSASDTNLLKKHLLQQFDRLKEEGFRFALNEFTSGEYTFLGLSVHDTGQLGYADKEIRQIIRHFVAGAVADLIVDRWEEDLLWGYIHSNYYYFAPEEQHRIFALAWRELNGEGQEQLVVRKLLRKNRITAKVLDYLATNQELVVDGFLRFRLQEYLQELEQAVENAVDAFLLDREYQEFIRLLRYFVDIQEPRTPEVHIFFPLDRQFRLEDREGGALAEDFVDDWLQYQPPSEINLDDILVSALITLAPERLIIHKTPANRLKTRGMLKEIFGTRLQECSGCHRCLVH; encoded by the coding sequence GTGGAACCTTATGCCATTGGCTCAGCCAGTGATACCAACCTGTTGAAAAAACACCTGTTACAGCAGTTTGACCGGCTGAAAGAAGAAGGCTTTCGCTTTGCCCTGAATGAATTTACATCCGGAGAATATACCTTCCTGGGTTTATCGGTCCACGATACTGGCCAGTTAGGTTATGCCGACAAGGAAATTCGCCAGATCATCCGCCATTTTGTGGCCGGGGCCGTGGCCGACCTGATTGTGGACCGCTGGGAAGAGGATTTGCTCTGGGGCTATATTCACAGCAACTACTATTACTTTGCCCCGGAAGAACAGCATCGCATCTTTGCCCTGGCCTGGCGGGAACTGAATGGGGAAGGACAGGAGCAGCTGGTGGTGCGCAAGCTGTTACGTAAGAACCGGATTACCGCCAAAGTGCTGGATTATCTGGCTACCAATCAAGAACTGGTAGTAGATGGCTTTTTGCGTTTTCGTTTACAGGAATATTTGCAGGAACTGGAACAGGCAGTGGAAAATGCCGTTGATGCCTTTCTTTTGGATCGGGAGTACCAGGAGTTCATCCGCCTGTTGCGCTACTTTGTCGACATCCAGGAACCGCGCACCCCGGAAGTCCATATTTTTTTTCCCCTCGACCGCCAGTTCCGCCTGGAAGACAGGGAGGGAGGGGCCCTGGCGGAGGATTTCGTGGATGACTGGTTGCAATACCAGCCGCCCAGTGAAATAAACCTGGATGACATCCTGGTTAGTGCCTTGATTACACTGGCTCCCGAACGGCTAATTATCCACAAAACCCCGGCCAACCGGCTCAAAACCAGGGGGATGCTGAAGGAGATTTTCGGCACCCGCTTGCAGGAGTGCTCAGGCTGCCATCGCTGTCTGGTCCATTAA
- a CDS encoding uracil-DNA glycosylase: protein MDLTRLAEQALACNKCGLRQQATQVVFGEGNPRADLMFIGEGPGAEEDRQGRPFVGAAGQLLTRMISAMGWRRDQVYIANIVKCRPPGNRVPKPEEARACLPWLYQQIDLVQPKIIVLLGSTALQNLIKPGAAITQYRGRWFVDERGIWVMPTYHPAALLRDPAKKAECWQDLQQVMAALEYMGLHPNSY, encoded by the coding sequence ATGGATTTGACCCGGTTAGCGGAACAGGCGTTAGCATGCAATAAATGCGGGTTGAGGCAACAGGCTACCCAGGTGGTTTTCGGGGAAGGCAATCCCCGGGCTGATCTGATGTTTATCGGGGAAGGGCCGGGAGCGGAAGAAGACCGGCAGGGGCGACCCTTTGTCGGGGCTGCGGGTCAGCTGCTGACCCGGATGATTAGTGCCATGGGCTGGCGGCGGGACCAGGTCTATATCGCCAATATCGTCAAATGTCGGCCGCCGGGCAACCGCGTCCCTAAACCGGAAGAGGCCCGGGCCTGTTTGCCCTGGCTATATCAACAAATCGACCTGGTGCAGCCGAAAATTATCGTCTTGCTGGGCAGTACAGCTCTGCAAAATCTGATCAAACCCGGGGCGGCTATTACTCAATATCGCGGGCGCTGGTTTGTTGATGAACGCGGTATCTGGGTTATGCCCACCTATCATCCGGCTGCTTTGCTGCGGGATCCGGCCAAAAAGGCAGAATGCTGGCAGGATTTACAACAGGTGATGGCCGCCCTGGAGTATATGGGACTTCATCCTAATTCATACTAA
- a CDS encoding PadR family transcriptional regulator translates to MSNGKCGRHVPAFVLLLLAEEPAYGSMLLNKMNERLPYNNIDGAALYRALKDLLKMNAVTAYWDTTEPGPPKKWYKITPLGLEKLAEYNEDIQQRIKNLQFFLSHYKKMFVQEEK, encoded by the coding sequence ATGTCAAATGGTAAATGTGGTCGTCATGTACCTGCATTCGTTTTATTGTTGTTAGCAGAAGAACCAGCCTATGGTTCAATGCTTTTAAATAAGATGAACGAAAGACTACCTTATAACAATATTGATGGTGCGGCCTTGTATAGAGCTTTAAAAGACCTTTTAAAAATGAATGCAGTTACTGCCTATTGGGATACAACAGAACCAGGCCCTCCAAAGAAATGGTACAAAATAACTCCTCTGGGATTAGAAAAACTAGCAGAATACAACGAAGATATTCAGCAAAGAATTAAAAATTTACAGTTTTTTTTATCCCACTATAAAAAAATGTTTGTTCAGGAGGAAAAATAA